In Desulfopila inferna, a single window of DNA contains:
- a CDS encoding M24 family metallopeptidase: MMPSRFDGLERELAAADLGGIALNAGPSLTYFTGLDFHLMERPVVFIYVIGKMPVFILPRLEAAKVAEMGKIKIYFYDEDPKQWPKIFAEALAGSGAAGGTLGVEPLQLRVLEYTLLKQAVENIRLVDGSQVTASLRSTKDNAEIVLMQRAVDIAQDALRAVLPQIRLGMKEEEVAGELIVQLFRHGSDAVLPFSPIVSSGPNGANPHARPSQRKLCEGDLLVIDWGAGYRGYVSDLTRTFAVGEIDEESARIHDIVQQANSAGRAAGRIGVACSEVDRAAREVIEEAGYGQFFTHRTGHGIGMQCHEEPYMRAGNDRILRGGMTYTVEPGIYLSGKNGVRIEDDVLITAEGAVSLSTLPRRITRVG; encoded by the coding sequence ATGATGCCGTCACGATTTGATGGTCTGGAACGGGAACTTGCCGCGGCGGATTTGGGCGGGATTGCCCTGAACGCCGGCCCCAGCCTTACCTACTTTACCGGACTTGATTTCCATCTGATGGAGCGGCCTGTGGTCTTCATCTATGTTATCGGCAAGATGCCTGTTTTTATTCTGCCTCGGTTGGAAGCCGCTAAAGTCGCGGAAATGGGCAAGATAAAAATCTATTTTTATGACGAGGATCCGAAACAGTGGCCGAAAATCTTTGCGGAGGCTCTGGCCGGCAGTGGTGCGGCCGGGGGAACTCTAGGCGTGGAGCCTCTGCAGTTGCGGGTGCTGGAATATACCCTGCTTAAACAGGCCGTGGAGAATATCCGGCTGGTCGATGGTTCGCAGGTAACTGCATCGCTGCGGAGCACAAAGGATAACGCAGAGATCGTGCTGATGCAGCGAGCTGTCGATATTGCCCAGGACGCCCTGAGGGCCGTTCTTCCCCAGATACGACTGGGCATGAAGGAAGAGGAAGTGGCCGGCGAACTGATAGTGCAGCTTTTTCGGCATGGCTCGGACGCTGTGCTTCCCTTTTCCCCTATTGTCTCAAGTGGACCCAATGGGGCCAATCCCCATGCCCGGCCTTCGCAGAGAAAATTATGCGAGGGTGATCTTCTGGTCATCGACTGGGGGGCGGGTTATCGCGGTTACGTTTCCGATCTGACACGAACCTTTGCTGTGGGAGAAATTGATGAGGAAAGTGCGCGAATTCATGATATCGTGCAGCAGGCCAATAGCGCCGGCAGGGCGGCGGGAAGAATCGGCGTTGCCTGCAGTGAGGTGGACAGGGCCGCCAGAGAGGTAATCGAGGAGGCCGGATATGGGCAGTTTTTTACCCATCGCACCGGTCACGGCATCGGCATGCAGTGTCATGAGGAGCCCTACATGCGTGCGGGCAATGACCGGATTCTGCGCGGGGGAATGACCTATACCGTCGAACCCGGCATTTATCTCTCCGGGAAGAACGGGGTGCGTATAGAGGATGACGTGCTCATAACTGCTGAAGGCGCAGTTTCCCTGAGCACATTGCCGCGCAGGATTACCCGGGTAGGTTGA
- a CDS encoding transglutaminase-like domain-containing protein, translating to MTIPPLLIGSALLFWGFQSEKAVIGILLFLVMEGSNLEKRRYRLEEEDFVKISDLTSLLFLGAVILVILNSETLSFLRITGGWLPLILSPLMAAQLYSTSDTITIGTRLGRKKKGYAHKPIDFRFYYTAVCLFAAATGNSRSLWFYVILAGIIAVLLFANRSKSYSIPFFVTLLGLSLGLGLFAGVAMEKGHGYVVHNSFRFLYRYYREQHADPYRTHVNFGDTGRQKLSGKILMRVDSESTPPYLFREAVYAVYQNGDWFGNQGGYEFLMPEDNEQWPLLENPETEGESLTVELSLPREKGLLSAPAGAYRLASTTIFELERHKNGSLRIIDGAKVAIYRIDHHPAVAPTDIPQQKNLVVPQEEQYALEQVREQLALTEPSPQAQIDAVRGFFAEGFSYSLNLLGKGQQATPLGNFLLLQKRGFCEYYATATTLLLRSLGIPSRYATGYAVSEKSLLEGKYIVRSRHAHAWAEAYVDDRWIAVDTTPAQWFAMDAERASVFEGFKDILSFILHKYRVFQTGSGRDLTLPLSTIVVLLTGFLILRIYRRIKLNRAEKYITGQSRRFTRIITPFTPIIDNLAASGVERLKNESFICWAVRSRLWAAVDLHEFEYLYSLHLRLRFDPEESSAEIEDDLRRGAEKYLRNLHEMTGDASSTRDSGKICIAAGTLPYRVFMKISTTVKK from the coding sequence ATGACTATTCCGCCGCTTCTTATAGGTAGCGCCCTGCTTTTCTGGGGTTTTCAAAGCGAAAAAGCTGTAATCGGAATTTTACTCTTCCTGGTTATGGAAGGCAGCAACCTGGAAAAGAGACGATACCGTTTAGAAGAAGAAGACTTTGTCAAAATTTCAGATCTGACATCACTGCTTTTTCTCGGTGCGGTAATACTGGTGATCCTGAACTCCGAAACCTTGAGCTTTCTCAGGATTACCGGAGGCTGGCTGCCTCTCATCCTTTCTCCGTTGATGGCGGCGCAACTCTATTCAACCAGTGATACGATCACCATAGGCACCCGCCTGGGCAGGAAGAAAAAAGGGTATGCTCATAAGCCAATAGATTTTCGTTTCTATTATACCGCAGTATGCCTCTTTGCCGCCGCCACCGGCAACAGCCGTTCCCTCTGGTTTTATGTTATCCTGGCCGGCATTATCGCAGTGCTGCTTTTTGCCAATCGCAGCAAATCCTATTCAATCCCATTTTTTGTGACATTGCTCGGTCTCTCGCTCGGGCTCGGTCTTTTTGCCGGCGTGGCCATGGAGAAAGGCCATGGCTATGTAGTGCACAACTCTTTCCGTTTTCTCTATAGATATTATCGTGAACAGCACGCCGATCCATACAGGACACATGTCAATTTTGGCGATACTGGACGGCAGAAGCTCTCCGGCAAGATTCTCATGCGTGTCGATTCAGAGTCGACGCCGCCGTACCTGTTTCGGGAAGCGGTCTATGCCGTTTATCAAAATGGCGACTGGTTTGGTAATCAGGGTGGATATGAATTTTTGATGCCGGAGGATAATGAGCAGTGGCCACTTCTCGAGAATCCTGAAACCGAAGGAGAATCACTGACGGTTGAGCTGAGCCTGCCCAGGGAAAAGGGGCTGCTCTCCGCTCCCGCCGGGGCCTATCGGCTGGCCAGTACTACAATTTTTGAACTGGAACGGCATAAAAACGGCTCACTGAGAATAATCGACGGCGCCAAGGTTGCCATTTATCGGATCGACCATCATCCTGCAGTGGCGCCGACGGATATTCCGCAGCAGAAAAACCTGGTGGTACCGCAAGAAGAGCAGTATGCCCTGGAGCAGGTCAGAGAGCAACTTGCTTTGACAGAGCCATCACCTCAGGCTCAAATTGATGCGGTCAGGGGATTTTTTGCCGAGGGTTTCAGCTATTCTCTCAACCTGTTGGGCAAGGGGCAGCAGGCAACGCCGCTCGGCAATTTCCTGCTCCTGCAAAAACGCGGTTTCTGTGAATACTATGCCACCGCCACGACCTTGCTGCTCCGTTCCCTGGGGATTCCCAGCCGTTACGCCACCGGTTATGCCGTTTCTGAAAAATCCTTACTGGAGGGCAAATATATCGTCCGGAGCAGGCATGCCCATGCCTGGGCGGAAGCCTATGTCGATGATCGTTGGATTGCGGTGGATACCACTCCGGCACAGTGGTTTGCCATGGATGCGGAGCGGGCTTCGGTTTTTGAAGGCTTCAAAGATATCTTGAGTTTTATTCTTCACAAATACAGGGTATTTCAAACCGGCAGCGGCAGGGATTTAACGCTGCCTCTCTCCACTATAGTTGTACTCCTTACCGGTTTTCTGATCCTTCGAATCTACCGGCGGATAAAGCTTAATCGCGCAGAAAAGTATATTACCGGGCAGTCGCGAAGATTTACCCGAATTATCACGCCGTTTACCCCCATAATCGACAATCTGGCCGCATCCGGAGTTGAAAGGCTGAAGAATGAATCCTTTATCTGCTGGGCGGTCCGCTCCCGATTATGGGCGGCGGTTGACCTGCACGAGTTCGAATATCTCTACAGTCTGCACCTCCGGCTACGCTTTGATCCAGAGGAGAGCAGCGCGGAAATTGAGGATGATCTCCGACGTGGAGCTGAGAAATATCTGAGGAATCTGCATGAAATGACCGGGGATGCATCATCGACAAGAGATTCTGGGAAAATTTGTATAGCGGCGGGAACCTTGCCGTACAGGGTCTTTATGAAAATTTCCACCACGGTGAAAAAATAA
- a CDS encoding DUF58 domain-containing protein, translating into MIYQIFTLSVSVLLLSYLLTLRYSSGLRLRRSLPLTCIAGREFRYTVEVENRGGRKEKGLFFRESVRLHLPDWHEFATSREDGEEKRNIFDRKMGYYRWLWLVNKGKSVDLADHLLPEVAPDQKKRITASLLPRRRGYLHLDGVILRRLDPFGLCRRDVHLGEAFSLLVLPKIYKVPRLFPAGSRKYHRGGMTAAHDRGDSNEFVSLREYTPGDPVKYIDWKSTARIGKTIVKQYLDEYFPGYGLVLDNFTREGYSGIFEEAVSLAASIVLPQDGADQALDYLFVENECITCSSGRDPGNHQRILEILATAAPCKDKSFADLAFLVRSRATQLSGVIVILIDFDDERRELIRYLHSHAIPTKAVLLVNHLKTFEENQGNIPLDVPLKIIEAAYVEEQIALI; encoded by the coding sequence ATGATTTATCAGATATTCACGCTGAGTGTAAGTGTTCTGCTCTTGTCCTATCTGCTGACCCTGCGCTATTCCAGCGGACTGCGCCTCAGGCGATCACTGCCCCTTACCTGTATTGCCGGAAGAGAGTTCAGATATACAGTTGAAGTTGAAAACCGGGGCGGCAGAAAGGAGAAAGGCCTATTCTTTCGAGAATCGGTGCGACTGCATTTACCGGACTGGCATGAGTTCGCCACCTCCAGGGAGGATGGTGAAGAAAAACGCAATATCTTCGACAGAAAAATGGGGTATTATCGCTGGCTCTGGCTGGTGAACAAGGGGAAATCCGTTGATCTTGCCGATCATCTGTTGCCGGAAGTCGCACCGGACCAAAAAAAGAGAATCACGGCCTCCCTGCTACCCCGGAGAAGAGGCTATCTCCATCTGGATGGCGTCATTCTGAGACGGCTTGATCCTTTCGGTCTGTGCCGGCGGGATGTTCATTTGGGAGAAGCCTTCAGCCTGCTGGTCCTGCCGAAAATATACAAGGTTCCCAGGCTCTTTCCTGCAGGTTCACGAAAATATCATCGCGGCGGCATGACCGCAGCCCATGATCGGGGGGATTCCAATGAATTTGTATCCCTGCGTGAATATACTCCCGGAGATCCTGTTAAGTATATAGACTGGAAGTCGACTGCACGTATCGGCAAGACCATCGTCAAACAATACCTTGATGAATATTTTCCGGGATATGGACTGGTCCTCGATAACTTCACCAGGGAAGGCTACAGCGGCATATTTGAAGAGGCCGTTTCTCTTGCCGCATCCATTGTGCTGCCGCAGGATGGTGCTGATCAGGCGCTTGATTATCTGTTCGTCGAGAATGAATGTATCACCTGCAGCAGCGGCAGAGACCCCGGAAATCACCAGCGCATTCTGGAAATTCTTGCTACCGCGGCTCCCTGTAAGGACAAGTCTTTTGCCGATCTGGCGTTTCTGGTACGGAGCAGGGCAACCCAGCTCTCCGGTGTGATAGTCATTCTCATCGATTTTGATGATGAACGGCGGGAGCTTATCCGTTATCTGCACTCCCATGCCATTCCGACAAAGGCAGTGCTGCTGGTCAACCACCTGAAGACATTTGAAGAGAACCAGGGAAATATCCCGCTGGATGTCCCCTTGAAGATAATCGAGGCCGCATATGTCGAGGAGCAGATTGCCCTGATATGA